From Neofelis nebulosa isolate mNeoNeb1 chromosome X, mNeoNeb1.pri, whole genome shotgun sequence:
GGCTTCAACGCTCGGACCATCGGGTGGCTCGTACATGGGCTCGATGCGGGCCCAGCTCCGGGCCTGCTCGTCTGCCCAGCCGAGCAGCTCAGCGGCGCGGTGCAGGAAGACCATGAGCAGGGTATGTACATCGCCCTCGGCTGAGTGGGCGGCACTCGGCTCGGCGTGGAAGTAGCGGCGGAAGAGGCTGCCCAGGCTGTAGCCCTTTAAGCCCTGGGCCCGGGTGCCATGGCCGTGGGCGCGGTCCAGGCCCCGAAGCGCAGGCAGTGTATCCAGGCAGATGGTGTCCGGGGGCAGGTGGGCACCCAGGCGCCGCAGCTCTGTGCACAGCAGGGGGAAGTCGTAATCGAAGCCATTATGGGCCACGAGGCAGACGGGGCCCTCCTGGCGGCTCAGGAAGGCCTGTAGAGTCCGCACGACGGAGCTGTCAAAGCCAGCCTTCCGGCACCGGGCCAGGCTGTCACTGCTCAAGCCGGTGATCTCGCTGGCCTTAGCGGTGAAAGGACGCTCTGGGCTCATGCACAGCGTGAGTTTGTCCAGGACCCGGGGCAGCACGGGGACACCAGACTCATCTCGGTCTGGGTTCTCCAGGGAGGAGCGGTGCACCGCGAACAGAGATATCTCGGCCACCTCGGGATCTATACTGGGGAGCCCAGTGGCTTCCAGGTCCAGGAAGACGAAAGTCTCGGCCCGGGGCACCTCGGACATGGTGATGTGCTCGCAGGGACAGCAAAGCCTAAAGCTGCCAGAGCAAAAGGCACAAAACCTGAGGGCCGAAGTGATGGGGATGCCTGGGCCCAGCCACACACAGCTGACCCCGTGGCCAATGCTCCAACCCCTTTGTCGACGGTGAGGCCTCCTAGGGCCACGTCACCCTCTCCATTCTGTGCCCCAGTCCCTCCCTggccatcatcaccaccaccagctAGTCAACGGCAAAAGGCAGGCCTGATGTGCCCGGATCCCGGCCCAGAGGCCTCTGCTGCCTGCCTCCAGGTACAGGAGACACAAAGTGAGCCACGTCCACGTCATCAGGGACCCGGGAGGTGCTAGCCCAGGATGGCATCTTCACTGAGACACCTTAGTGAGGAGCCTCAGGCACAGCACCCTGCGCCTGCAACCCTAGGGTCAGCTGTCGGGAAGCAGGCAGCCAAGCCTCCCTGGTTTGGCCTCCTCTGGCCTTCTCCCTTGCACACAGGTGCGTTCCCCGACCTGGTCACCTGCGTCTGGGCTCCCGGCAGCTGTCCTCACCAACCCTGCTGGCCGGCTTACCTGGGGCGGCTGCTGGCCGGCTTCCTGGGCTGCTGGGCACCTGTCTCCACACAGGCTGCTCCAGGCGGCCTTTAATCAGTGGCCACGGCCCGCCCCCAGCCGCCTGTTGGGCAACGAGGAGGCCTAAGGCCGCAGGACCTGTGCGGCCGGCTTGCCACCCCCTCGCTCACTCACAGCTGCTCAGACATACGCCCCATGTTTACAGATTGGAAAGCAGGCTCCCGGGCCACACGCAAGGCTCCCCACAAGCTGGAAGAACGTGTCATCACAGGCACGAGGAGGAAACGCGAGTCTGAGCAGGGCCAGGACACGGCAGCCGAGCCGAGGCCCCTCCCGCCAAGGTGGCAAGCCTTCCCCTCCAGGGCACCGCTCCACCTGGGTCACAGGGGACCCAGCAGCCCCTCGTGAGGCTAAAGGGGGCCTAGGAGCAGCAAAGAGGTGCTTGCACAAGCCATGCTCGGCCAGTAAAGGGAAGGGTGCATTCCCTGAGGATGGGACCTCAGTGTCGCCCCAGTGATCTTGGGGCGGCTTCCGTGCTGCCTGGCCATGGCTCGCACATCTCACAAGCTCGTCCCCACCGGGAAGGGAAGATACTACCCGTTTCACAGGTGCAATGACCAGTACTATCTAAGAGACCCTTAGCAGAGGCCgccaaggagggagagaggcggAGCCTGACCTGGCAAGCCAGGTGGGCTCCAGCTGAGCCAATGTGGCTCCACATTGTGGTGATGAAGGACGGGCAACCCGAGAGGTGGGGGTACGAGGCGGCCTCGGCAGCGACCCCAGCCCCAGGACCATGGGAGGAGAAGTGAAGCCCAGCCCCTCCCGGCCCAGGCTCTGGGGCCCTCCCGGCCCACCTGGCTCAGTCAAGGACAAAAGGC
This genomic window contains:
- the TREX2 gene encoding three prime repair exonuclease 2; translation: MSEVPRAETFVFLDLEATGLPSIDPEVAEISLFAVHRSSLENPDRDESGVPVLPRVLDKLTLCMSPERPFTAKASEITGLSSDSLARCRKAGFDSSVVRTLQAFLSRQEGPVCLVAHNGFDYDFPLLCTELRRLGAHLPPDTICLDTLPALRGLDRAHGHGTRAQGLKGYSLGSLFRRYFHAEPSAAHSAEGDVHTLLMVFLHRAAELLGWADEQARSWARIEPMYEPPDGPSVEA